A stretch of the Perca flavescens isolate YP-PL-M2 chromosome 3, PFLA_1.0, whole genome shotgun sequence genome encodes the following:
- the dharma gene encoding dharma, translating into MYGGSTVSDFSIERILSPQLGHKKPPVMDYAPGGYFHGIPGGFWTLYPGNLSPPAPAPAPAPVRAPVPVPGCLQYRGTRFVDAFLPYGAAGFHPTDFTNVHANSGERMRFSSQDFADPQQLAGYHSYHQAGVPAQSQLRQKSRMRTVFTDGQTKRLEVLFALSDYPPAETRDELARSTGLSEETVRIWFKNRRARRKRQRSRSRVNPSSPSPSSAGAENKFFASCL; encoded by the exons ATGTACGGAGGCAGCACAGTGTCCGACTTCAGCATCGAGCGCATCCTCTCCCCGCAGCTCGGACACAAGAAGCCGCCGGTGATGGACTACGCACCGGGTGGATACTTCCACGGGATCCCCGGCGGATTTTGGACTCTTTACCCCGGGAACCTAAGCCCTCCCGCCCCGGCTCCAGCTCCGGCTCCGGTCCGGGCCCCGGTGCCGGTCCCAGGATGCCTGCAGTACCGAGGGACGCGCTTTGTAGACGCCTTTCTCCCGTATGGAGCAGCCGGTTTCCATCCCACAGACTTCACCAACGTGCACGCAAACTCCGGGGAGCGCATGCGCTTCAGCAGCCAGGACTTTGCAG ATCCTCAGCAGTTGGCAGGTTACCATAGTTACCATCAGGCCGGGGTGCCCGCTCAGTCGCAGCTGCGTCAGAAGTCCCGGATGAGGACGGTGTTCACCGACGGTCAGACCAAGCGGCTCGAGGTGCTGTTCGCGCTCAGCGACTATCCGCCGGCGGAGACTCGCGATGAGCTCGCGAGGAGCACCGGGCTGAGCGAGGAGACAGTCAGG ATTTGGTTTAAGAACCGCAGAGCCAGGAGGAAGCGGCAGCGCAGCAGGTCAAGGGTCAATCCCTCCTCCCCTTCGCCCAGCAGCGCCGGAGCCGAGAACAAGTTCTTCGCCTCCTGCCTCTGA